The following are encoded in a window of Sphaerisporangium siamense genomic DNA:
- a CDS encoding 4'-phosphopantetheinyl transferase family protein, with protein sequence MIERIVPTSVACADLFEDPSDVELFPEEEEALAQAVDKRRREFTSARACVRRALGVLGLPPAPVVPGPRGEPGWPGGVVGSITHCEGYRGAALARSSQVAAIGIDAEPNGPLPEGVLEVISLPEERVHLAELSRRDASVRWERLLFCAKETVYKAWFPLTGLWLDFEEASVEIDPARGTFAARLLVPGPTVGGARLQGFSGRLLVENGLILTAIVVPSPGVADLPAPGAADLSLPGAKTA encoded by the coding sequence GTGATCGAGCGCATCGTCCCCACATCCGTGGCCTGCGCCGACCTCTTCGAGGACCCGTCGGACGTCGAGCTGTTCCCGGAGGAGGAAGAGGCCCTCGCCCAGGCGGTGGACAAGCGCCGCAGGGAGTTCACCTCGGCGCGGGCGTGCGTGCGGCGGGCCCTCGGCGTGCTGGGGCTGCCGCCCGCGCCGGTGGTGCCCGGCCCGCGCGGCGAGCCGGGCTGGCCGGGCGGCGTCGTCGGCAGCATCACCCACTGCGAGGGCTACCGCGGCGCCGCGCTGGCCAGGTCGTCGCAGGTCGCGGCCATCGGCATCGACGCGGAGCCGAACGGGCCGCTGCCCGAGGGGGTCCTTGAGGTGATCTCCCTGCCGGAGGAGCGCGTCCACCTGGCCGAGCTCTCCCGGCGGGACGCCTCGGTCCGCTGGGAGCGGCTGCTCTTCTGCGCCAAGGAGACGGTCTACAAGGCGTGGTTCCCGCTGACCGGGCTGTGGCTGGACTTCGAGGAGGCGTCGGTCGAGATCGACCCGGCGCGCGGCACGTTCGCGGCCCGGCTGCTGGTGCCGGGCCCCACGGTGGGCGGCGCGCGGCTCCAGGGGTTCTCCGGCCGCCTGCTGGTGGAGAACGGCCTGATCCTCACCGCCATCGTGGTCCCCTCGCCCGGCGTCGCGGACCTGCCCGCGCCCGGCGCGGCGGACCTTTCCCTTCCCGGCGCCAAGACGGCGTAA
- a CDS encoding YiaA/YiaB family inner membrane protein — MTKPIHPTLTTAYYAQCVLSFGVALGGLAIGIAYLPVDPWVRAFLAVATLYAVTSAFVLAKCVRDRHEVGAVTTRVDQARLDKLLAEHDPYKVESL, encoded by the coding sequence ATGACCAAGCCGATTCACCCCACCCTGACCACCGCCTACTACGCCCAGTGCGTCCTGTCGTTCGGGGTGGCGCTCGGCGGGCTCGCGATCGGGATCGCCTACCTTCCGGTCGACCCCTGGGTGCGCGCGTTCCTCGCCGTCGCCACGCTGTACGCGGTCACCTCGGCCTTCGTGCTCGCCAAGTGCGTGCGCGACCGCCACGAGGTCGGGGCCGTCACCACGCGGGTCGACCAGGCGCGGCTGGACAAGCTGCTCGCCGAGCACGACCCGTACAAGGTCGAGAGCCTGTGA
- a CDS encoding TRM11 family SAM-dependent methyltransferase: MTTRRYGILIMPAANRVYAEASVELMEAEIEVFAAAVLGGGLGRITAEPIGGVPYITFDAPELSEREVAYLSNLSSLYALFAVDPDGTLTPVPLRRLDRFDDDLITIQKYAGKTNEHFTKMLLNATILASDFAREMIDRPLAVLDPLCGRGTTLNQALMYGYDAAGVDVDGKDFEAYAAFIRTYLKRKRLKHSAEVVPVRRERRLVARRLEVSIGLSKEEYKAGDKRRLTVVNADTTTAGGFFPRASFDVIVADAPYGVQHGSRDRQSALSRRPLDLLSAAVPEWTGLLRPGGAIGLSWNTYVAPRDDVAAIFAENGLEVRDDGPYRRFRHRVDQAIIRDVVVARKPS; the protein is encoded by the coding sequence GTGACGACACGCCGCTACGGGATCCTCATCATGCCGGCCGCCAACCGGGTCTACGCCGAGGCGTCGGTCGAGCTCATGGAGGCCGAGATCGAGGTCTTCGCCGCCGCCGTCCTGGGCGGCGGCCTGGGCCGGATCACCGCGGAGCCGATCGGCGGCGTCCCGTACATCACGTTCGACGCCCCGGAGCTGTCGGAGCGCGAGGTCGCGTACCTGTCCAACCTGTCGTCCCTCTACGCGCTGTTCGCGGTCGACCCGGACGGCACGCTCACACCGGTCCCGCTGCGCCGGCTGGACCGCTTCGACGACGACCTGATCACCATCCAGAAGTACGCGGGCAAGACCAACGAGCACTTCACCAAGATGCTGCTGAACGCCACGATCCTGGCGTCCGACTTCGCCCGCGAGATGATCGACAGGCCGCTCGCCGTCCTGGACCCGCTGTGCGGCCGGGGCACCACCCTCAACCAGGCCCTGATGTACGGCTACGACGCGGCCGGGGTGGACGTCGACGGCAAGGACTTCGAGGCGTACGCGGCGTTCATCCGCACCTACCTCAAGCGCAAACGCCTGAAGCACTCCGCCGAGGTGGTGCCGGTGCGGCGCGAGCGCAGGCTGGTCGCCCGCAGGCTGGAGGTCTCGATCGGGCTGTCCAAGGAGGAGTACAAGGCCGGGGACAAGCGCAGGCTCACCGTCGTCAACGCCGACACCACCACCGCCGGCGGGTTCTTCCCCCGCGCGTCCTTCGACGTGATCGTCGCCGACGCGCCGTACGGCGTCCAGCACGGCAGCCGTGACCGGCAGAGCGCCCTCAGCAGGCGTCCGCTGGACCTGCTGAGCGCGGCGGTGCCGGAGTGGACGGGCCTGCTGCGGCCCGGCGGGGCGATCGGCCTGTCCTGGAACACCTACGTCGCCCCCCGCGACGACGTGGCCGCGATCTTCGCCGAGAACGGTCTGGAGGTGCGGGACGACGGCCCCTACCGCCGGTTCCGGCACCGGGTCGACCAGGCGATCATCAGGGACGTCGTCGTCGCCCGCAAACCGTCCTGA
- a CDS encoding ester cyclase, with protein sequence MSHSDFTDRFVEAWNAHDIAALVRMFHPDGVMVTPGGVGEDHEQIASMLEQFMTAFPDIKLTLWTALPSGESTALEMVLSGTHLGSFLLPGGGALEPTGRPIAVRTCTFTTLEGGRIISHRVFFDQFELATQLGCTLQPPEEG encoded by the coding sequence ATGTCCCACTCCGATTTCACGGACCGCTTCGTCGAGGCCTGGAACGCTCATGACATCGCCGCGCTGGTCAGAATGTTCCATCCGGACGGCGTCATGGTCACCCCCGGCGGGGTTGGCGAGGATCATGAACAGATCGCCTCGATGCTCGAACAGTTCATGACCGCGTTCCCCGATATCAAGCTGACCCTGTGGACGGCCCTGCCCAGCGGGGAGAGCACGGCGCTGGAGATGGTCCTGTCCGGCACCCATCTGGGTTCTTTCCTGTTGCCCGGAGGCGGCGCGCTGGAGCCCACCGGCCGCCCAATCGCGGTGCGGACCTGCACGTTCACCACGCTGGAGGGGGGACGCATCATCAGCCACCGTGTCTTCTTCGACCAGTTCGAGCTGGCGACGCAGCTCGGCTGCACGCTGCAGCCCCCTGAGGAAGGCTAG
- a CDS encoding PP2C family protein-serine/threonine phosphatase — MGECRGTERMLTALLDASHMAGFEQVPFLVAEHAARAGLRDVVIFLADLQQEVLRPVVDTGPSASGRTAAELSELKIDATLAGRAFQEVRFLRGSGGEGGPLCWWVPLLDGTERLGVLRVTTDTDDPACQEAMRALSALVAMLVVCTRWYSDSYARLVRTRPMNVAAEMRWNVMPPLSFANADLMIAGALEPAYEVGGDAFDYSIEGDVAHLAIYDAMGHDVPAGMTANLALAVCRNRRREGDDLVATSVAAERTLIAEFGDETRFVTAILADLDIATGRLTWINRGHHPPVLIRGGRHPGLLRCPPSHPLGLDLGVPVTVCEEHLEPGDRVLLYTDGITEARSRHGQEFGLDRFVDFIIRHSADGLPINETLRRLVHGVLEYHEGRLQDDATVLVAEWHGSARSMLGEFGDAAGTSTAVSGAR; from the coding sequence ATGGGCGAGTGCCGTGGTACGGAGCGCATGCTGACCGCCCTGCTCGACGCCAGCCACATGGCGGGGTTCGAGCAGGTGCCGTTCCTGGTCGCCGAGCACGCCGCCCGTGCCGGGCTGCGCGACGTGGTGATCTTCCTCGCCGACCTGCAGCAGGAGGTCCTGCGCCCCGTCGTGGACACCGGGCCGTCCGCCTCCGGACGCACCGCCGCGGAGCTCAGCGAACTGAAGATCGACGCGACGCTGGCCGGCCGCGCCTTCCAGGAGGTGCGGTTCCTGCGCGGCTCCGGCGGCGAGGGGGGTCCCCTCTGCTGGTGGGTGCCGCTGCTGGACGGCACCGAGCGGCTCGGCGTGCTGCGCGTCACCACCGACACCGACGACCCGGCGTGCCAGGAGGCGATGCGGGCCCTGTCCGCCCTGGTCGCCATGCTGGTCGTCTGCACCCGGTGGTACAGCGACTCCTACGCGCGCCTGGTCCGGACCCGCCCGATGAACGTGGCCGCGGAGATGCGCTGGAACGTCATGCCCCCGCTCAGCTTCGCCAACGCCGACCTGATGATCGCCGGGGCGCTGGAGCCCGCGTACGAGGTCGGCGGGGACGCCTTCGACTACTCCATCGAGGGCGACGTCGCGCACCTGGCGATCTACGACGCCATGGGGCACGACGTCCCCGCGGGCATGACCGCGAACCTGGCCCTCGCGGTCTGCCGCAACCGCCGCCGCGAGGGCGACGACCTCGTCGCGACCAGCGTGGCGGCCGAGCGGACGCTGATCGCCGAGTTCGGCGACGAGACCCGCTTCGTCACCGCGATCCTCGCCGACCTCGACATCGCGACCGGCAGGCTCACCTGGATCAACCGCGGGCACCACCCGCCCGTGCTGATCCGCGGCGGCCGTCACCCCGGGCTGCTGCGCTGCCCGCCCTCCCACCCCCTCGGCCTGGACCTCGGCGTGCCGGTCACCGTGTGCGAGGAGCACCTGGAGCCCGGCGACCGCGTGCTGCTCTACACCGACGGCATCACCGAGGCCCGGAGCAGGCACGGCCAGGAGTTCGGCCTGGACAGGTTCGTGGACTTCATCATCCGCCACAGCGCCGACGGCCTGCCGATCAACGAGACGCTGCGCCGGCTGGTCCACGGCGTGCTGGAGTACCACGAGGGGCGGCTCCAGGACGACGCCACCGTGCTCGTCGCGGAGTGGCACGGCTCGGCGCGGTCGATGCTGGGAGAGTTCGGGGACGCCGCCGGCACGAGCACGGCCGTGTCCGGCGCCCGTTGA
- a CDS encoding ABC-F family ATP-binding cassette domain-containing protein: protein MTATIVAKDLAAGHGERVLFSGLDLVVAPEDVIGLVGVNGAGKSTLLRILAGLVPAERGAVQASPPTAAVGYLPQEPERRPGETVADFLARRTGVAAAQRALDSATEGLVEGRPGADDAYSAALERWLALGGADLAERAEEVAADLGLAVELGRHMTALSGGQAARAGLASLLLSRYDVFLLDEPTNDLDLDGLDRLERFVAGLRAGTVVVSHDREFLARTVTKVVELDLAQQQVNTYGGGYEAYLAEREVARRHARDRYEEYADTRASLETRARTQRAWMEKGVKNARRKAPDNDKIGRKFRSEATEKQAAKARQTERLIERMEVVEEPRKEWELRMEIAAAPRAGAVVATLRGAVVRRGAFVLGPVDLQIGWAERVAITGPNGSGKTTLLSAVLGRVPLDEGHAALGPGVVVGEVDQARGLFLGDEPLLEAFGAAVPALAPADARTLLAKFGLRAAHVLRPAATLSPGERTRAALALLQGRGVNLLVLDEPTNHLDLPAIEQLESALASYPGTLLLVTHDRRMLKAVDTTRHLGVLRGEVREIVPGA, encoded by the coding sequence ATGACCGCAACGATCGTCGCCAAGGACCTCGCCGCCGGGCACGGGGAGCGCGTGCTGTTCTCCGGGCTGGACCTCGTCGTCGCGCCCGAGGACGTCATCGGCCTGGTCGGCGTGAACGGCGCGGGCAAGTCGACCCTGCTGCGCATCCTCGCCGGCCTGGTCCCCGCCGAGCGGGGCGCGGTCCAGGCGAGCCCGCCCACGGCCGCCGTCGGCTACCTCCCGCAGGAGCCCGAGCGCAGGCCCGGCGAGACCGTCGCCGATTTCCTGGCCAGGCGCACCGGCGTCGCCGCCGCCCAGCGTGCCCTGGACTCCGCGACCGAGGGCCTGGTCGAGGGCCGCCCCGGCGCCGACGACGCCTATTCGGCCGCCCTGGAGCGCTGGCTCGCCCTCGGCGGCGCCGACCTGGCCGAGCGCGCCGAGGAGGTCGCCGCCGACCTCGGCCTGGCCGTCGAGCTCGGACGGCACATGACCGCGCTGTCGGGCGGCCAGGCCGCCCGCGCCGGGCTGGCGTCCCTGCTGCTCAGCCGCTACGACGTGTTCCTGCTCGACGAGCCGACCAACGACCTGGACCTGGACGGCCTCGACCGCCTGGAGCGCTTCGTCGCCGGCCTGCGCGCCGGCACGGTCGTGGTCAGCCACGACCGCGAGTTCCTCGCCAGGACCGTCACCAAGGTCGTCGAGCTGGACCTCGCCCAGCAGCAGGTCAACACCTACGGCGGCGGCTACGAGGCGTACCTGGCCGAGCGCGAGGTCGCCCGCCGCCACGCCCGCGACCGGTACGAGGAGTACGCCGACACGCGGGCCTCCCTGGAGACCAGGGCCAGGACCCAGCGGGCCTGGATGGAGAAGGGCGTCAAGAACGCCCGGCGCAAGGCCCCCGACAACGACAAGATCGGCCGCAAGTTCCGCAGCGAGGCCACCGAGAAGCAGGCGGCCAAGGCCCGCCAGACCGAGCGGCTGATCGAGCGCATGGAGGTCGTGGAGGAGCCCCGCAAGGAGTGGGAGCTGCGCATGGAGATCGCGGCCGCCCCGCGGGCCGGGGCCGTGGTCGCCACCCTGCGCGGGGCGGTGGTCCGGCGCGGCGCGTTCGTCCTCGGCCCGGTGGACCTGCAGATCGGCTGGGCCGAGCGGGTGGCGATCACCGGGCCGAACGGGTCGGGCAAGACCACGCTGCTGTCGGCCGTCCTCGGCCGGGTCCCCCTGGACGAGGGCCACGCGGCGCTCGGCCCCGGGGTCGTGGTCGGCGAGGTCGATCAGGCGCGGGGCCTCTTCCTCGGCGACGAGCCGCTGCTGGAGGCGTTCGGCGCCGCCGTCCCCGCCCTCGCCCCCGCCGACGCGCGCACCCTGCTGGCCAAGTTCGGGCTCAGGGCGGCCCACGTGCTGCGCCCCGCCGCCACGCTCTCGCCGGGCGAGCGGACGCGGGCGGCGCTCGCCCTGCTGCAGGGGCGTGGCGTGAACCTGCTCGTGCTGGACGAGCCGACCAACCATCTCGATCTTCCGGCGATCGAGCAGCTGGAGTCGGCGCTGGCGTCCTATCCGGGCACGCTGCTGCTCGTCACCCACGACCGGCGCATGCTCAAGGCCGTCGACACGACCCGCCACCTCGGCGTGCTGCGCGGCGAGGTCCGCGAGATCGTCCCGGGCGCCTGA
- a CDS encoding lytic polysaccharide monooxygenase, translating into MRKIMYGATALVAAGISVLSATPASAHGYISQPPSRQAFCAQRVVPNCGDIVYEPQSVEAPKGSRACNGGGTRFAVLNDDSKAWPATNVGNSVTFNWILTARHATSTWEYYIGNTRVAVFNDGGKQPGATVQHTVNLSGFSGRQKLLAVWNIADTINAFYNCVDLQIGGGGPSTPTPTPTVTPTRTPTPTPTPTTTASGTWAAGKAYKTGDVVTYNGVTYRCQQPHTAIQGWEPPNVPALWATA; encoded by the coding sequence ATGCGGAAGATCATGTATGGAGCGACCGCGCTGGTCGCCGCCGGCATCTCGGTGCTCTCCGCCACCCCCGCCTCGGCCCACGGTTACATCTCCCAGCCGCCGAGCCGTCAGGCGTTCTGCGCCCAGCGCGTGGTGCCGAACTGCGGTGACATCGTCTACGAGCCGCAGAGCGTCGAGGCCCCCAAGGGCTCGCGCGCGTGCAACGGCGGCGGCACCCGCTTCGCCGTCCTCAACGACGACAGCAAGGCGTGGCCCGCCACGAACGTCGGCAACTCGGTGACGTTCAACTGGATCCTCACGGCCCGGCACGCCACCAGCACGTGGGAATACTACATCGGCAACACCCGCGTGGCCGTCTTCAACGACGGTGGCAAGCAGCCCGGCGCGACCGTGCAGCACACGGTGAACCTGTCCGGCTTCAGCGGCAGGCAGAAGCTGCTCGCCGTCTGGAACATCGCCGACACGATCAACGCGTTCTACAACTGCGTCGACCTCCAGATCGGCGGCGGCGGCCCCAGCACGCCGACCCCGACCCCGACCGTCACCCCGACGCGGACCCCGACCCCCACCCCGACGCCCACCACCACCGCGAGTGGCACCTGGGCCGCGGGCAAGGCCTACAAGACCGGTGACGTGGTCACCTACAACGGTGTCACCTACCGTTGCCAGCAGCCGCACACCGCGATCCAGGGCTGGGAGCCCCCGAACGTCCCCGCCCTGTGGGCGACGGCCTGA
- a CDS encoding alpha/beta hydrolase — protein sequence MLPWQADLEGRVDEHVIDSEALRGNPLNDPHRRPLWVYVPPGYDDDPGRAYPAIYVIQGYTGHIGMWRNRTPFRQPFVETADQVFARGEAPPAIVVYVDAWTAYGGSQFVDSPGTGRYHTYLCDEVVPWVDAHYRTLADRDHRAIAGKSSGGFGAMITPMLRPDLFGALATHAGDSLYEHCYLPGFAQAVRHLRAYDGDILRWWKEFQSRPAFTDPADDVLLVALGCSAAFSARPDGTPELPVDPRTGELRPELWRRWLDWDPVRMVPEHADAMRTMRAIWIDAGTRDEYYLDLGAEAFRRSLLDNGVSPGVIHFELFDAGHGAIDHRYPLSLAWLATRLTERTCR from the coding sequence ATGCTGCCCTGGCAGGCCGATCTCGAAGGTCGCGTCGACGAGCACGTCATCGACAGCGAAGCGCTGCGCGGCAATCCCTTGAACGACCCGCACCGCCGCCCGCTGTGGGTCTACGTGCCCCCGGGGTACGACGACGACCCCGGCCGCGCCTACCCGGCCATCTACGTGATCCAGGGGTACACCGGCCACATCGGCATGTGGCGCAACCGCACCCCGTTCCGGCAGCCGTTCGTCGAGACCGCCGACCAGGTGTTCGCGCGGGGCGAGGCGCCGCCGGCGATCGTCGTGTACGTGGACGCCTGGACGGCCTACGGGGGCAGCCAGTTCGTGGACTCGCCCGGCACCGGCCGGTACCACACCTACCTCTGCGACGAGGTGGTCCCCTGGGTGGACGCCCACTACCGCACGCTCGCCGACCGCGACCACCGGGCCATCGCCGGCAAGTCCAGCGGCGGTTTCGGGGCGATGATCACGCCCATGCTGCGTCCCGACCTGTTCGGCGCGCTCGCCACCCACGCGGGCGACAGCCTGTACGAGCACTGCTACCTGCCCGGGTTCGCCCAGGCGGTGCGCCATCTGCGCGCCTACGACGGCGACATCCTGCGCTGGTGGAAGGAGTTCCAGTCCCGCCCCGCCTTCACCGACCCCGCCGACGACGTGCTGCTCGTCGCGCTCGGCTGCTCCGCCGCGTTCTCCGCCCGGCCGGACGGCACTCCGGAGCTGCCCGTCGACCCGCGCACCGGCGAGTTGCGGCCGGAACTCTGGCGGCGGTGGCTCGACTGGGATCCCGTCCGCATGGTGCCGGAGCACGCCGACGCCATGCGGACCATGCGCGCGATCTGGATCGACGCGGGGACCAGGGACGAGTACTACCTCGATCTGGGCGCCGAGGCCTTCCGCCGTTCGCTGCTGGACAACGGGGTCTCGCCCGGCGTCATCCACTTCGAGCTGTTCGACGCGGGCCACGGCGCCATCGACCATCGCTATCCGCTGTCGCTGGCCTGGCTGGCCACGCGGCTCACTGAACGTACGTGCAGATGA
- a CDS encoding metallophosphoesterase family protein: protein MTVSGKAGGRLLAISDIHVAYPENREIVEKLRPRSDADWLIVAGDVGEVAADIEWALDLLKERFATVVWAPGNHELWTPKDDPVRLRGEARYRYLVEVCRRLGVLTPEDPYPVWTGPGGPVTIVPLFLLYDYTFRPPGTTKEEALAWAHDAGVVCTDEFLLHPDPYPSRDAWCRARLRETVVRLAERDPSLPTVLVNHFPLTREPTQILRYPQFAQWCGTVETADWHLKYNAAAVIYGHLHIPRTTWYDGVRFEEVSLGYPRERRMYDREGREPLREVFPEDAP from the coding sequence GTGACGGTGAGCGGCAAGGCCGGCGGCAGGCTCCTGGCGATCAGCGACATCCACGTCGCCTATCCGGAGAACCGTGAGATCGTCGAGAAGCTGCGGCCGAGGTCGGACGCCGACTGGCTGATCGTGGCCGGCGACGTCGGCGAGGTGGCCGCCGACATCGAGTGGGCGCTCGACCTGCTCAAGGAGCGTTTCGCCACCGTCGTGTGGGCGCCGGGCAACCACGAGCTGTGGACGCCCAAGGACGATCCGGTGCGGCTGCGCGGCGAGGCGCGCTACCGCTACCTGGTCGAGGTCTGCCGCCGCCTCGGCGTCCTCACCCCGGAGGACCCTTACCCGGTGTGGACGGGCCCGGGCGGGCCGGTGACGATCGTGCCGCTGTTCCTGCTGTACGACTACACGTTCCGGCCGCCCGGCACCACCAAGGAGGAGGCCCTGGCGTGGGCGCACGACGCCGGGGTGGTGTGCACCGACGAGTTCCTGCTGCACCCTGACCCGTATCCGAGCAGGGACGCCTGGTGCCGGGCGCGGCTGCGCGAGACCGTGGTCCGCCTCGCCGAGCGCGACCCCTCGCTCCCGACGGTGCTGGTCAACCACTTCCCGCTGACCCGCGAGCCGACCCAGATCCTGCGCTACCCGCAGTTCGCGCAGTGGTGCGGCACGGTCGAGACCGCCGACTGGCACCTGAAGTACAACGCCGCCGCCGTGATCTACGGCCACCTGCACATCCCGCGCACCACCTGGTACGACGGCGTGCGCTTCGAGGAGGTCTCGCTGGGCTACCCGCGCGAGCGGCGCATGTACGACAGGGAGGGCCGGGAGCCGCTGCGCGAGGTCTTCCCCGAGGACGCCCCGTGA
- a CDS encoding DUF305 domain-containing protein has product MKRAALALAAAASLMVLPACGAAGASPSSTAYPTPASLPPFPPAPGAKNDADVRFLQMMIPHHKQAVQMAEMARAKAVHQDVRDLANAIAITQTYEVRTMTTWLLDWKKPLKLDGRGKTEHEEHSETRQSDIADLGRMEGAKFETTFLAMLIGHQHNAIEMARDEYAKGKNVEVRNLAHRIDLSRTAQVQEMLKAMNRPSGT; this is encoded by the coding sequence ATGAAACGCGCCGCCCTCGCCCTCGCCGCCGCAGCGAGCCTGATGGTGCTCCCCGCCTGTGGCGCCGCCGGGGCCTCCCCCTCCTCGACCGCGTACCCCACACCCGCGTCGCTGCCGCCGTTCCCCCCGGCGCCAGGAGCGAAGAACGACGCCGACGTGCGGTTCCTGCAGATGATGATCCCGCACCACAAGCAGGCCGTCCAGATGGCCGAGATGGCCAGGGCCAAGGCCGTCCACCAGGACGTCAGGGACCTCGCGAACGCCATCGCGATCACCCAGACCTACGAGGTGCGCACCATGACCACGTGGCTGCTGGACTGGAAGAAGCCGCTCAAGCTCGACGGCCGCGGCAAGACCGAGCACGAGGAGCACTCCGAGACCAGGCAGTCGGACATCGCCGACCTCGGACGCATGGAGGGGGCCAAGTTCGAGACCACCTTCCTCGCCATGCTGATCGGCCACCAGCACAACGCCATCGAGATGGCGCGCGACGAGTACGCCAAGGGCAAGAACGTCGAGGTCCGCAACCTGGCGCACCGGATCGACCTGTCGCGCACGGCGCAGGTGCAGGAGATGCTCAAGGCGATGAACCGGCCCTCCGGCACGTGA
- a CDS encoding nucleotidyltransferase family protein: protein MIGLTSGELEEILATVTGQDMETPGEVLHVTRTAQPSFLATLLSAWERDGRDLGPGLSHELSRFRARMAFYRDLQKRIAARFGDPVTFKGLEVAARYPEPLVRTMNDLDYWIPDEDRVWPIVSWLVEEGWALHSATFLKFEGRLQFLVSMRRHADDPYGLPYAVELSTMAMLPGPAGVPARRALPPPCEEPIAKNLVALLLERFEQPFRARDLVDAAVQLDAAPRHVLNSCALAVHEIGLWPEYAELAALLDAASLDVPRLPGDLRALTRAGRARRRATAARGLRRPMSFALLELQNRMMAGRSGPIGRRAWRLTESKVSSRTALDAGLVLFALPVAGDHYAERATLRERGGTLWADTPAGGFVLVHGEEIDEAALEGAQAVGGLGGWEVIGESRDDGGEEEDA, encoded by the coding sequence GTGATCGGGCTGACGTCGGGCGAGCTTGAAGAGATCCTGGCCACGGTGACGGGCCAGGACATGGAGACGCCCGGGGAGGTGCTCCACGTCACCCGCACCGCACAGCCCTCCTTCCTCGCCACGCTGTTGAGCGCCTGGGAGCGGGACGGGCGCGATCTCGGCCCCGGCCTCTCCCACGAGCTGTCCCGGTTCCGGGCGCGGATGGCCTTCTACCGCGACCTCCAGAAGCGCATCGCCGCCCGCTTCGGCGATCCCGTCACCTTCAAGGGCCTGGAGGTGGCCGCGCGCTACCCCGAGCCCCTGGTGCGGACCATGAACGACCTCGACTACTGGATCCCCGACGAGGACCGGGTCTGGCCGATCGTCTCCTGGCTGGTCGAGGAGGGCTGGGCCCTGCACAGCGCCACCTTCCTCAAGTTCGAGGGACGCCTCCAGTTCCTGGTCAGCATGCGCAGGCACGCCGACGACCCGTACGGGCTGCCGTACGCCGTCGAGCTGAGCACGATGGCCATGCTCCCCGGCCCGGCCGGCGTCCCCGCCCGGCGCGCGCTCCCCCCGCCGTGCGAGGAGCCGATCGCCAAGAACCTGGTGGCGCTGCTGCTCGAACGCTTCGAGCAGCCGTTCCGGGCCCGCGACCTGGTGGACGCCGCCGTGCAGCTCGACGCGGCGCCGCGCCACGTGCTGAACTCCTGCGCGCTCGCGGTCCACGAGATCGGCCTGTGGCCCGAGTACGCCGAGCTGGCCGCGCTGCTGGACGCCGCCTCCCTCGACGTCCCCCGCCTGCCCGGCGACCTGCGCGCGCTCACCCGGGCCGGGCGGGCCCGGCGGCGCGCGACGGCGGCGCGCGGCCTGCGGCGGCCGATGAGTTTCGCGCTGCTCGAACTGCAGAACCGCATGATGGCCGGACGCTCGGGGCCGATCGGCCGCCGCGCGTGGCGGCTCACCGAGAGCAAGGTGAGCAGCAGGACGGCGCTGGACGCCGGACTGGTGCTGTTCGCGCTGCCCGTCGCCGGCGACCACTACGCCGAGCGGGCGACCCTGCGCGAGCGCGGCGGCACGCTGTGGGCCGACACCCCGGCCGGAGGGTTCGTGCTCGTGCACGGCGAGGAGATCGACGAGGCGGCGCTGGAGGGCGCGCAGGCCGTCGGCGGCCTCGGCGGATGGGAAGTCATCGGCGAGAGCCGCGACGACGGCGGCGAGGAGGAGGACGCGTGA
- a CDS encoding putative quinol monooxygenase, protein MIGCGLLIRVHARPGREHDVEGFLREGCALVEDEAGTAAWIALRVNCTTFGAFVAFAAEEDRRAHLTGRLTTALLDRSDELFTRPPTIERVDVLSAKLPEAGERLSHLGDLGY, encoded by the coding sequence ATGATCGGCTGCGGCCTGCTGATACGCGTGCACGCCCGGCCCGGCAGGGAGCACGACGTCGAGGGCTTCCTGCGCGAGGGGTGCGCCCTGGTCGAGGACGAGGCGGGCACGGCGGCCTGGATCGCGTTGCGCGTGAACTGCACGACGTTCGGCGCCTTCGTGGCGTTCGCCGCCGAGGAGGACCGGCGGGCGCACCTGACGGGCAGGCTCACCACCGCCCTGCTCGACCGGTCGGACGAGCTGTTCACCCGGCCGCCGACGATCGAGCGGGTGGACGTGCTCAGCGCGAAGCTGCCCGAGGCGGGAGAACGGCTCTCCCACCTCGGAGATCTTGGCTATTGA